In the genome of Paroceanicella profunda, one region contains:
- a CDS encoding ABC transporter ATP-binding protein, whose protein sequence is MSAFLELDGLTRDWGAGTGVRELSLSVERGAFVVLLGPSGCGKSTTLRLVAGLERADAGAVRIAGRDVTHAPPSARGLSMVFQSYALFPHLSVAENITFGLRVRRVGRAERDRLLAQALETTGLSGLEGRRPAQLSGGQRQRVALARAIVSDHPLCLMDEPLSNLDAKLRHAVRQDIRALQRRLGLTVLYVTHDQTEAMGMADRVVLMKGGRIEQAAAPEVLYERPATGFAATFLGAPPMALLPVTALPGALRPAGALPPGAVLGVRPEAIALAEPGPGTLAATVESAEFLGAETLVYLACGAEAGHARLIARLPGRGAPRPGAAVGLSWPAAAAHVFESPEGPRLPVSTPVSPPTPSHRMSERQKDLLP, encoded by the coding sequence ATGAGCGCCTTTCTCGAGCTGGACGGGCTGACCCGGGACTGGGGCGCCGGCACCGGGGTGCGCGAGCTCTCCCTCAGCGTGGAGCGCGGCGCGTTCGTGGTGCTGCTCGGCCCCTCGGGCTGCGGCAAGTCCACCACGCTGCGCCTCGTCGCGGGGCTGGAGCGCGCGGATGCGGGCGCGGTGCGCATCGCGGGGCGCGATGTCACCCATGCGCCGCCCTCGGCGCGCGGGCTGTCGATGGTCTTCCAGTCCTACGCGCTGTTCCCGCATCTCTCGGTGGCCGAGAACATCACCTTCGGGCTGCGCGTGCGCCGCGTGGGCCGGGCGGAGCGAGACCGGCTGCTGGCGCAGGCGCTGGAGACCACCGGGCTCTCGGGGCTGGAGGGCCGCCGTCCGGCCCAGCTCTCCGGCGGGCAGCGCCAGCGCGTGGCGCTTGCGCGGGCCATCGTCTCCGACCACCCTTTATGCCTGATGGACGAGCCGCTCTCCAACCTCGACGCGAAGCTGCGCCACGCGGTGCGGCAGGACATCCGCGCCCTGCAGCGCCGGCTCGGCCTCACCGTGCTCTACGTGACCCATGACCAGACCGAGGCGATGGGCATGGCGGACCGGGTGGTGCTGATGAAGGGCGGGCGCATCGAGCAGGCCGCAGCCCCGGAGGTGCTCTACGAGCGCCCGGCCACCGGCTTCGCCGCCACTTTCCTCGGCGCGCCCCCGATGGCGCTGCTGCCCGTCACCGCCCTGCCCGGCGCGCTGCGCCCGGCCGGGGCCCTGCCTCCGGGCGCGGTGCTGGGCGTGCGCCCGGAGGCGATCGCACTTGCCGAACCGGGGCCCGGAACGCTGGCCGCCACGGTGGAGAGCGCGGAATTCCTCGGCGCGGAGACGCTGGTCTACCTCGCCTGCGGGGCGGAGGCCGGCCATGCCCGGCTCATCGCCCGCCTGCCCGGCCGGGGGGCGCCGCGCCCCGGCGCGGCCGTGGGCCTGAGTTGGCCCGCCGCCGCGGCGCATGTGTTCGAGAGCCCCGAGGGGCCCCGCCTGCCCGTTTCCACACCCGTTTCTCCGCCCACGCCATCCCACCGAATGTCCGAGCGACAGAAGGACCTGCTCCCATGA
- a CDS encoding ABC transporter substrate-binding protein, which yields MTHRFLKAALIGAAGACAALPAAADTDLTMYYPISVGGALSGVIDGFISGFEAENPDIHVNAIYAGNYDDTRVRTLSAIMAGEPAQLSVLFSIDVYELMEQDLIVPFDEVATSPEDKAWLKSFYPALMANGTVDGHVWGVPFQRSTIVLYYNKDMFREAGLDPETPPASWDEMLADAKALRKDDRWGLMVPSTGYPYWMFQAFAIQNGQELMSADGTETYFDTPAAVEALTFWRDLSAVHDVMPGGTTEWGTLRQSFLQGQTAMMWHTTGNLTAVRDGADFDFGVAMLPAHTRPGSPTGGGNFYLFKGATPEEQQASLKLIRYMTAPERAAEWSIATGYVGISPAAYDTPALKDYSADFPQAVVARDQLEVAVPELSTYETGRVREALNSAVQSALTGTRQPKDALEDAQATAERLLRPFR from the coding sequence ATGACCCACCGGTTCCTCAAGGCGGCCCTCATCGGCGCCGCCGGCGCCTGCGCCGCCCTGCCCGCCGCCGCCGATACCGACCTCACGATGTACTACCCGATCTCGGTCGGCGGCGCGCTCAGCGGCGTGATCGACGGGTTCATCTCCGGCTTCGAGGCCGAGAACCCGGATATCCACGTGAACGCCATCTACGCCGGCAATTACGACGACACCCGCGTGCGCACCCTCTCGGCCATCATGGCGGGCGAGCCGGCGCAGCTCTCGGTGCTGTTCTCCATCGATGTCTACGAGCTGATGGAGCAGGACCTGATCGTGCCCTTCGACGAGGTTGCCACCAGCCCGGAAGACAAGGCCTGGCTGAAGAGCTTCTACCCCGCGCTGATGGCCAACGGCACGGTGGACGGCCATGTCTGGGGCGTGCCCTTCCAGCGCTCGACCATCGTGCTCTACTACAACAAGGACATGTTCCGCGAGGCCGGGCTCGACCCCGAGACGCCCCCCGCCAGCTGGGACGAGATGCTCGCCGACGCGAAGGCCCTGCGCAAGGATGACCGCTGGGGCCTGATGGTGCCCTCCACCGGCTATCCCTACTGGATGTTCCAGGCCTTCGCGATCCAGAACGGCCAGGAGCTGATGTCCGCCGACGGCACCGAGACCTATTTCGACACCCCCGCCGCCGTGGAGGCGCTCACCTTCTGGCGCGACCTCTCGGCCGTGCATGACGTGATGCCGGGCGGCACCACCGAATGGGGCACCCTGCGCCAGTCCTTCCTGCAGGGCCAGACGGCGATGATGTGGCACACCACAGGCAACCTCACCGCGGTGCGCGACGGCGCGGATTTCGACTTCGGCGTGGCGATGCTGCCGGCCCACACCCGGCCCGGCTCGCCCACGGGGGGCGGCAACTTCTACCTGTTCAAGGGCGCGACGCCGGAGGAGCAGCAGGCCTCCCTCAAGCTCATCCGCTACATGACCGCGCCGGAGCGCGCCGCCGAATGGTCCATCGCCACCGGCTACGTGGGCATCTCGCCCGCCGCCTACGACACGCCGGCCCTGAAGGACTACAGCGCGGACTTCCCCCAGGCCGTGGTGGCGCGTGACCAGTTGGAGGTGGCGGTGCCCGAGCTCTCCACCTACGAGACCGGCCGGGTGCGCGAGGCGCTGAACTCCGCCGTGCAATCCGCGCTCACCGGCACCCGCCAGCCGAAGGACGCCCTGGAGGACGCCCAGGCCACCGCCGAGCGCCTGCTGCGCCCCTTCCGCTGA
- a CDS encoding carbohydrate ABC transporter permease, translating to MTQTPDHARNHDRRRMALYGWMLASPALILLTVFAFLPAGHALWQSLFTRTTSRRPARFAGLDNYIYLFEDPTFLKVVHNNLLYAAVTIPASIAIALVMALWANQALRGRAFLRTAFFVPTMLPMIAAANLWLFFYTPDIGLIDRITGLFGAAPVNWLGQPDTALWAVIAVSVWKEAGFFMVFYLAALQTIPPDLREAAAIEGASRATYLRRVLLPLLMPTTLFILVNALINSVKLIDHLFILTKGGPDNASKLLLYWIWETAFSYFDRPAAAALTCLVLLVLGLIAVAQFRGLDRRIHYR from the coding sequence ATGACCCAGACCCCGGACCATGCCCGGAACCATGATCGCCGCCGCATGGCGCTCTACGGCTGGATGCTGGCCTCGCCGGCGCTGATCCTGCTCACGGTCTTCGCCTTCCTGCCCGCCGGCCACGCGCTGTGGCAGAGCCTGTTCACCCGCACCACCTCGCGCCGCCCGGCGCGCTTCGCCGGGCTCGACAATTACATCTACCTGTTCGAGGACCCCACTTTCCTCAAGGTGGTGCACAACAACCTCCTCTACGCCGCCGTCACCATCCCGGCCTCCATCGCCATCGCGCTGGTGATGGCGCTCTGGGCCAATCAGGCGCTGCGCGGCCGGGCCTTCCTGCGCACCGCCTTCTTCGTGCCCACCATGCTGCCGATGATCGCGGCGGCGAACCTGTGGCTGTTCTTCTACACCCCCGACATCGGGCTGATCGACCGCATCACCGGCCTGTTCGGCGCCGCCCCGGTGAACTGGCTGGGCCAGCCCGACACCGCGCTCTGGGCGGTGATCGCCGTGTCGGTGTGGAAGGAGGCGGGCTTCTTCATGGTCTTCTACCTCGCCGCCCTGCAGACCATCCCGCCCGACCTGCGCGAGGCCGCCGCCATCGAGGGCGCCTCCCGCGCCACCTACCTGCGCCGGGTGCTGCTGCCCCTGCTGATGCCCACCACGCTGTTCATCCTGGTGAATGCGCTGATCAACTCGGTGAAGCTCATCGACCATCTGTTCATCCTCACCAAGGGCGGGCCGGACAACGCCTCCAAGCTGCTGCTCTACTGGATATGGGAGACCGCCTTCTCCTATTTCGACCGGCCCGCCGCCGCCGCCCTCACCTGCCTCGTGCTGCTGGTGCTCGGCCTCATCGCCGTGGCGCAGTTCCGCGGGCTCGACCGGAGGATCCACTACCGATGA
- a CDS encoding carbohydrate ABC transporter permease, whose product MTARALTPPALTLTLDTLGAWVLALVWIAPLGFAAWAAVHSPTDAVGFRLSAPLTLSNFATAWEGTPWLRYFLNSFALVSTVLAGQFLLCTLAGFAFARFAFPGRELVFYAVLLQLFILPEVLIVDNYAIASALGLFDTILGIGLPYMASAFGIFLMRQAFRQVPVELEEAARIEGCGWAGVLWRVYIPAAKPTYLAYALVSVATHWNNFLWPLVITNSAETRPLTVGLSLFAAPESGVNIAVISAATLMTVAPLLLAFLIFQRQFIQAFLRAGIR is encoded by the coding sequence ATGACCGCCCGCGCCCTCACGCCTCCGGCCCTCACCCTCACGCTCGACACACTGGGCGCCTGGGTGCTGGCCCTCGTCTGGATCGCGCCGCTGGGCTTCGCGGCCTGGGCGGCCGTCCACTCCCCCACCGACGCGGTGGGCTTCCGGCTCTCCGCCCCGCTCACGCTGTCGAACTTCGCCACCGCCTGGGAGGGCACGCCCTGGCTGCGCTACTTCCTCAACAGCTTCGCGCTGGTGAGCACGGTGCTGGCCGGGCAGTTCCTGCTCTGCACGCTGGCGGGCTTCGCCTTCGCGCGCTTCGCCTTCCCGGGGCGCGAGCTGGTGTTCTACGCTGTGCTGCTGCAGCTCTTCATCCTGCCCGAGGTGCTGATCGTGGACAATTACGCCATCGCCTCGGCGCTGGGGCTGTTCGACACCATCCTCGGGATCGGCCTGCCCTACATGGCCTCGGCCTTCGGCATCTTCCTGATGCGCCAGGCCTTCCGCCAGGTGCCGGTGGAGCTGGAGGAGGCCGCCCGCATCGAGGGCTGCGGCTGGGCGGGCGTGCTGTGGCGGGTCTACATCCCGGCCGCGAAACCCACCTACCTCGCCTACGCGCTCGTCTCGGTGGCGACGCACTGGAACAATTTCCTCTGGCCGCTGGTGATCACCAACTCGGCCGAGACCCGCCCCCTCACCGTGGGCCTGTCGCTGTTCGCAGCCCCCGAAAGCGGGGTGAACATCGCGGTGATCTCGGCCGCCACGCTGATGACCGTGGCGCCGCTGCTGCTGGCCTTCCTGATCTTCCAGCGCCAGTTCATCCAGGCCTTCCTGCGCGCCGGCATCCGCTGA
- a CDS encoding ketopantoate reductase family protein, translating to MRICIFGAGATGGNFAVRLARAGHDVSVIARGPHLEAILANGLRLEAGETVLEARPRAAASGAELGVQDVLIVGVKAPGLDGLAGALAPLIGPETLVVFPQNGMPWWYPLSPAPEGAPAALPDLALFRRGPALLAQMAPEQVVGGVIYSGNEVSRPGVVVNTTPARNALTLGPATGGAGDARIAALRATLEGAGIGSETPGDIRQVVWRKLLLNMCGSALGLATRSVSAETREDPELSAVFLDMMGEGMAIARAWGFPLDGLIDPQAVLANLPVHRASILQDYEAGRPMEVGEIVLAPLAFARAAGVPAPTLRVVAAIVSRLGQSAGLFTP from the coding sequence ATGCGCATCTGCATCTTCGGCGCCGGGGCCACCGGCGGAAACTTTGCCGTGCGGCTGGCACGCGCCGGGCATGACGTGTCGGTCATCGCGCGCGGCCCGCATCTCGAGGCGATCCTGGCGAACGGCCTGCGGCTGGAGGCCGGCGAGACCGTGCTCGAGGCCCGGCCGCGCGCGGCGGCCAGCGGCGCGGAGCTGGGCGTGCAGGACGTGCTCATCGTCGGCGTGAAGGCCCCGGGGCTGGACGGGCTGGCCGGCGCGCTGGCGCCGCTGATCGGGCCGGAGACGCTGGTGGTCTTCCCGCAGAACGGCATGCCCTGGTGGTATCCGCTCAGCCCCGCGCCCGAGGGCGCGCCGGCGGCGCTGCCCGACCTCGCGCTCTTCCGCCGCGGCCCGGCCCTGCTGGCGCAGATGGCGCCGGAGCAGGTGGTGGGCGGGGTGATCTACTCCGGCAACGAGGTGAGCCGCCCCGGCGTGGTGGTGAACACCACGCCTGCACGCAACGCGCTCACCCTCGGCCCGGCCACCGGCGGCGCGGGCGATGCGCGCATCGCCGCCCTGCGCGCCACGCTGGAGGGGGCGGGCATCGGCTCGGAGACCCCCGGCGACATCCGCCAGGTGGTGTGGCGCAAGCTGCTGCTCAACATGTGCGGCTCCGCCCTCGGCCTCGCCACCCGCTCGGTGAGCGCCGAGACCCGGGAGGACCCGGAGCTCTCGGCCGTCTTCCTCGACATGATGGGCGAGGGGATGGCCATCGCCCGGGCCTGGGGCTTCCCGCTCGACGGGCTGATCGACCCGCAGGCGGTGCTGGCCAACCTGCCGGTGCACCGCGCCTCCATCCTGCAGGATTACGAGGCGGGCCGGCCGATGGAGGTGGGCGAGATCGTGCTCGCGCCCCTCGCCTTCGCCCGCGCGGCCGGCGTGCCGGCCCCCACCCTGCGCGTGGTTGCCGCCATCGTGAGCCGGCTGGGCCAGAGCGCGGGGCTGTTCACCCCCTGA
- a CDS encoding 2-hydroxyacid dehydrogenase, with translation MNIVFHGNNALTFLPGFREHLGAGHDITHLPDVLETDVQRAAYAGADVIVGARLQAGLPVGPGLKLFHVPGAGYDGIDFACLPEATPVCNCFGHEAAIAEYVMAALLARHVPLADADARLRRGDWTYWAGGPSGLRTELGAQTIGILGYGHIGKAVAARAAAFGMTVVVANRSPVAAEAPVSAAMPLTDLPAFMAAADIIVNTLPLAESTRGLVGAEALAAMRPEGVIVNVGRGAVIAEQPLFEALQAGRIAGAILDTWYVYPSPENPNPHPATLPFHTLDNVVLSPHMSGWTHGTVARRAEAMAANVARLAEGAPLENRVR, from the coding sequence ATGAACATCGTCTTTCACGGCAACAACGCCCTCACCTTCCTGCCCGGCTTCCGGGAGCACCTGGGCGCGGGCCACGACATCACCCACCTGCCGGACGTGCTGGAGACGGACGTGCAGCGCGCCGCCTATGCGGGCGCCGATGTCATCGTGGGCGCCCGCCTGCAGGCCGGCCTGCCGGTGGGCCCGGGGCTGAAGCTGTTCCACGTGCCCGGGGCGGGCTATGACGGGATCGACTTCGCCTGCCTGCCGGAGGCCACCCCGGTGTGCAACTGCTTCGGCCACGAGGCCGCCATCGCCGAATACGTGATGGCAGCCCTGCTCGCCCGCCACGTGCCGCTGGCCGATGCCGACGCCCGCCTGCGCCGGGGCGACTGGACATACTGGGCCGGCGGCCCCTCCGGCCTGCGCACCGAACTGGGCGCGCAGACCATCGGCATCCTGGGCTACGGGCACATCGGCAAGGCGGTGGCGGCGCGCGCCGCGGCCTTCGGCATGACGGTGGTGGTGGCGAACCGCAGCCCGGTGGCGGCGGAGGCGCCGGTCTCGGCGGCCATGCCGCTCACCGATCTGCCGGCCTTCATGGCGGCCGCCGACATCATCGTGAACACCCTGCCGCTGGCGGAAAGCACCCGCGGGCTCGTGGGGGCGGAGGCCCTTGCCGCCATGCGCCCCGAGGGGGTGATCGTGAACGTGGGCCGCGGCGCGGTGATCGCGGAGCAGCCGCTGTTCGAGGCGCTGCAGGCCGGGCGCATCGCCGGGGCGATCCTCGACACCTGGTATGTCTACCCCTCGCCGGAGAACCCGAACCCGCATCCCGCCACCCTGCCGTTCCACACGCTCGACAATGTGGTGCTGTCGCCGCACATGTCCGGCTGGACGCATGGCACCGTGGCGCGGCGGGCGGAGGCGATGGCCGCGAACGTGGCGCGGCTGGCCGAGGGCGCGCCGCTGGAGAACCGGGTGCGCTGA
- a CDS encoding SDR family oxidoreductase encodes MSTELFSLAGRTALVTGSSRGLGRAIAEGLGRAGARIVLNGVSLERLEAAAAELRAAGLDVLTSAFDVTDEPAVMAAFEGFDAAGLAIDILVNNAGIQFRKPMLELETADWRRVIDTNLTSAFLVGREAARRMVPRGEGKVVNIGSLTSELARATVAPYTVAKGGIKMLTRAMAAEWGEKGVQANAIAPGYMLTDMNAALVSDAAFDGWVKGRTPARRWGRPDELVGAAIFLSSAASGYVNGQTLFVDGGMSVVL; translated from the coding sequence ATGTCCACCGAACTTTTCTCCCTCGCCGGGCGCACGGCGCTGGTCACCGGCTCGTCGCGCGGGCTGGGACGGGCCATCGCGGAGGGCCTCGGCCGGGCCGGCGCGCGCATCGTCCTCAACGGCGTGTCGCTGGAGCGGCTGGAAGCGGCGGCGGCGGAGCTGCGCGCGGCCGGGCTCGACGTGCTCACCTCCGCCTTCGACGTGACCGACGAACCCGCGGTGATGGCGGCCTTCGAGGGGTTCGACGCCGCCGGCCTCGCCATCGACATCCTGGTCAACAACGCCGGAATCCAGTTCCGCAAGCCGATGCTGGAGCTGGAGACGGCGGACTGGCGCCGCGTCATCGACACCAATCTCACCTCCGCCTTCCTGGTGGGGCGCGAGGCGGCACGGCGCATGGTGCCGCGCGGGGAGGGCAAGGTGGTCAACATCGGCTCGCTCACCTCCGAGCTCGCCCGCGCCACGGTGGCGCCCTACACGGTGGCGAAGGGCGGCATCAAGATGCTCACCCGCGCCATGGCCGCGGAATGGGGCGAGAAGGGCGTGCAGGCCAACGCCATCGCCCCGGGCTACATGCTCACCGACATGAACGCGGCCCTGGTCTCGGACGCGGCCTTCGACGGCTGGGTGAAGGGCCGCACCCCGGCCCGGCGCTGGGGCCGGCCGGACGAGCTGGTGGGCGCGGCCATCTTCCTTTCCTCCGCCGCCTCCGGCTACGTGAACGGCCAGACGCTGTTCGTCGACGGCGGCATGAGTGTGGTGCTGTGA
- a CDS encoding mandelate racemase/muconate lactonizing enzyme family protein: MKITAIRTFRVQEFANVLWVHVETDAGITGLGETFYGAGAVEAHIHDTLAGRLLGQNPLHIEALHREMLNLPMAQSSTGVETRAASAIDIALWDIFGKLCGLPVHQMLGGQCWERVRVYNTCAGTRYVRTSNIKPVSTWNLGESDGPYEDLDGFMNRPAELAESLLDSGITAMKIWPFDPAAIENKGQFISTQQLKDALKPFEAIRRAVGDRMEIMVEFHSLWNLPTAKRIAKALEPYDPMWFEDPIRMNSPQALAEYARSTPVWTCASETLGTRFPYKDMLDRDAAHVVMVDLCWTGGLTEARKIAALADTYHRPFAPHDCIGPVGFIAGIHASFSQPNTLIQESVRAFYRGWYNELVTAMPRIEGGYVYPMEGPGLGVELLPAFFERPDLTSRVSTP; this comes from the coding sequence ATGAAGATCACCGCCATCCGCACCTTCCGGGTGCAGGAATTCGCCAATGTCCTCTGGGTGCATGTCGAGACGGATGCCGGCATCACCGGGCTGGGCGAGACCTTCTACGGCGCCGGCGCCGTGGAGGCGCATATCCATGACACGCTGGCCGGGCGCCTGCTGGGGCAGAACCCGCTGCACATCGAGGCGCTGCACCGCGAGATGCTGAACCTGCCGATGGCGCAATCCTCCACCGGGGTGGAGACGCGGGCGGCCTCGGCCATCGACATCGCGCTGTGGGACATCTTCGGCAAGCTCTGCGGCCTGCCGGTGCACCAGATGCTGGGCGGCCAGTGCTGGGAGCGCGTGCGCGTCTACAACACCTGCGCCGGCACGCGCTATGTGCGCACCAGCAACATCAAGCCGGTCTCCACCTGGAACCTCGGCGAGAGCGACGGACCCTATGAGGACCTCGACGGTTTCATGAACCGCCCCGCCGAACTGGCCGAGAGCCTGCTCGACAGCGGCATCACCGCGATGAAGATCTGGCCCTTCGACCCGGCCGCGATCGAGAACAAGGGCCAGTTCATCTCCACGCAGCAGCTGAAGGACGCGCTGAAGCCCTTCGAGGCGATCCGCCGCGCGGTGGGCGACCGGATGGAGATCATGGTGGAATTCCACTCGCTGTGGAACCTGCCCACGGCGAAGCGCATCGCGAAGGCGCTGGAGCCCTACGACCCGATGTGGTTCGAGGACCCGATCCGGATGAACTCCCCCCAGGCGCTGGCCGAATACGCCCGCTCCACCCCGGTCTGGACCTGCGCGAGCGAGACCCTGGGCACCCGCTTCCCCTACAAGGACATGCTGGACCGCGACGCGGCCCACGTGGTGATGGTGGATCTGTGCTGGACAGGCGGGCTCACCGAGGCCCGCAAGATCGCGGCGTTGGCCGACACCTATCACCGGCCCTTCGCCCCGCATGACTGCATCGGCCCGGTGGGGTTCATCGCCGGCATCCACGCCTCGTTCAGCCAGCCCAACACGCTGATCCAGGAGAGCGTGCGCGCCTTCTACCGCGGCTGGTACAACGAACTGGTGACCGCCATGCCGCGCATCGAGGGCGGCTATGTCTATCCGATGGAAGGCCCGGGGCTGGGGGTGGAGCTGCTGCCCGCCTTCTTCGAGCGCCCCGACCTCACCTCCCGCGTCTCGACCCCCTGA
- a CDS encoding GntR family transcriptional regulator, translated as MAKDGAGAADPAAQLPQAERAYRRIEAAIVTCALRPGSFQRIQDLAALAGTGRTPVHQAVSRLAADTLLDVLPRQGLLVAPVELGRCRVLLGLRREVERFAIGLAAARATEGQRSHMRHLAGALRAAGDTLDLADFNAFDTRIDAVVLEACGEPFLENTLRPLHSVFRRVGWIWHGLATPGPDPAASVSAHLDVLDALADGRGEAAAAASDALVDLVGRMIDGLSLGAPPALLDSRIERY; from the coding sequence ATGGCGAAGGACGGAGCGGGCGCGGCGGATCCGGCAGCGCAACTGCCGCAGGCGGAGCGCGCCTATCGTCGCATCGAGGCCGCCATCGTCACCTGCGCGCTGCGCCCGGGCAGCTTCCAGCGCATCCAGGATCTCGCGGCGCTGGCCGGCACCGGCCGCACCCCGGTGCACCAGGCGGTGAGCCGGCTGGCCGCCGACACGCTGCTCGACGTCCTGCCCCGGCAGGGGCTGCTGGTCGCGCCGGTGGAGCTGGGCCGCTGCCGGGTGCTGCTGGGCCTGCGCCGCGAGGTGGAGCGCTTCGCCATCGGCCTGGCCGCCGCGCGTGCCACCGAGGGCCAGCGCAGCCACATGCGCCACCTCGCCGGCGCCCTGCGCGCGGCGGGCGACACGCTGGATCTCGCGGATTTCAACGCCTTCGACACCCGCATCGACGCGGTGGTGCTGGAGGCCTGTGGCGAGCCCTTTCTCGAGAACACCCTGCGGCCGCTGCACTCGGTGTTCCGCCGGGTCGGCTGGATCTGGCACGGGCTGGCCACGCCCGGCCCGGACCCCGCGGCCTCCGTCAGCGCGCATCTCGACGTGCTGGACGCCCTGGCCGACGGGCGGGGCGAGGCGGCCGCCGCCGCCTCGGACGCGCTGGTCGACCTGGTGGGCCGGATGATCGACGGCCTGTCCCTCGGTGCCCCGCCCGCCCTGCTCGACAGCCGGATCGAGCGCTACTGA
- a CDS encoding copper chaperone PCu(A)C produces the protein MTRLPRLVLAAALSAALPGLALAGPVTASGAWVRATPPGAMAAGGFLTLHNPGPGDDRLVGARSPAAARVELHGMEMSGGVMRMHPLAEGLPLPAGATVALAPGGAHIMMMDLAAPVVVGAPVPVTLILDSGAEIAVQMQVVPPGAPKPAEAQ, from the coding sequence ATGACACGCCTCCCCCGCCTCGTCCTCGCAGCCGCCCTGAGCGCGGCGCTGCCCGGCCTCGCCCTCGCCGGGCCCGTCACCGCCTCCGGCGCCTGGGTCCGCGCCACGCCGCCGGGCGCCATGGCTGCCGGCGGCTTCCTCACCCTCCACAACCCCGGCCCCGGCGATGACCGCCTGGTGGGCGCGCGCAGCCCCGCCGCCGCCCGGGTGGAGCTGCACGGCATGGAGATGTCCGGCGGCGTGATGCGCATGCACCCGCTGGCCGAGGGCCTGCCGCTGCCCGCCGGGGCCACCGTGGCCCTCGCCCCCGGCGGCGCGCATATCATGATGATGGACCTCGCCGCACCGGTGGTCGTCGGCGCGCCGGTGCCGGTCACGCTCATCCTGGACAGCGGCGCCGAGATCGCCGTGCAGATGCAGGTGGTGCCCCCCGGCGCGCCGAAGCCGGCGGAGGCGCAGTGA
- a CDS encoding SCO family protein — MSRARMALAALTLALAGVAGTLLWVTLRGEDVGTASVGGPFTLTDETGRTVTEADFEGRPTVIFFGFTFCPDVCPTTLYELTLLMQDLGEDADKVNWLFVSVDSARDTPEQLAQYTSAFDSRILGLSGTEAQIAAIAKQYFVYYKRVPLEGGDYTMEHTATVFLMDSGNHLFGTIGYGEAPAMALSKLRRLVRDG; from the coding sequence ATGTCGCGCGCCCGCATGGCCCTCGCCGCCCTCACCCTGGCGCTGGCCGGGGTGGCGGGCACGCTGCTCTGGGTCACCCTGCGCGGCGAGGACGTGGGCACCGCCAGCGTGGGCGGCCCCTTCACCCTCACCGACGAGACCGGTCGCACCGTGACCGAGGCCGATTTCGAAGGCCGCCCCACGGTGATCTTCTTCGGCTTCACCTTCTGCCCGGATGTCTGCCCCACCACGCTCTACGAGCTCACCCTGCTGATGCAGGACCTCGGCGAGGACGCGGACAAGGTGAACTGGCTCTTCGTCTCCGTGGACAGCGCGCGCGACACGCCCGAGCAACTGGCCCAATACACCTCCGCCTTCGACAGCCGCATCCTCGGCCTCTCGGGCACTGAGGCGCAGATCGCGGCCATCGCGAAGCAGTATTTCGTCTACTACAAGCGCGTGCCGCTGGAGGGCGGAGACTACACGATGGAACACACCGCGACCGTCTTCCTGATGGATTCCGGGAATCACCTGTTCGGCACCATCGGTTATGGCGAGGCCCCGGCCATGGCCCTGTCCAAGCTCCGTCGCCTCGTGCGCGACGGCTGA